A stretch of DNA from Sphingomonas sp. SORGH_AS_0879:
GGCAAGCCCGCGTCCCACCGCTTCGTTGCGCGCGACGATGGTGCCATAGCCGAACCCCGAATCGCGAAACGCCGCCGCCACCGCCTTGGCCATGCCGCCCGACCCGCGCAGCACGAAGGGCGTCGCGCGATCGATATCCGCGATCAACTCGACCACGGCGGCATAGTCGGTGTTATTAGCCGGTCAGCCGCCCGTCATCGTTGACGATCGTATTCACGCTATCGATCGCCGCCGCCGACCCGGCAAGGCCATCGAGCATCGGGATCACCGCTTCCTTGAACGGCATCGAGATCGCGCAGCCCCGGATGTTCAGAGCCCGGATACCACCGACCGCCGCCGCCAGGTCGGTGGTGCTGAACGATTTATAGACATAATCGAGCCCGGTCAGCTCATAGAGGCAGTTGTGGAAGCGCGATCCAAAATTGCCGGGCCGCGCCGACAGCGACATGCAAAGCCGCGTGTCGCGACCGATGGGGGGTTTGGTGGTCATTCCCGCTGTTTAGCCCAGCATCGTGGCGAGTGCATCCCTTGGCCTTCGACTTCGCTCAGGCCGAACGGATGTTTGTACGATCCCCCCGCTACGTTCAGGCTGAGCGAAGTCGAAGGCCACGCCACAAGGTCACCGCAACAAGCTGGGATCGATCACCACATGCCGGATATGCTGCCGGTTCCACGTATAGGTCACATGCACCAGCCCGTCGCGCGTCTGGATCACCGCCGGATAGGCATAGCCGTCGGGCATCGGCCTGGCCTCCAGCGTCAGGGCGTTGCGCCAATGCACTCCGTCCTCCGACAACCCGATATTAAGCGGCCAGCGCGGGCCATCGCCGGGCGTATTCGGGGCATGGGCGCTGTGGTTATAGACGATCAACTGACGCCCATCGGCCAATGTCACCGCATCGGTGCCCGCATTGGGATTGGGCAGGTCGATCGCCGCGATCTGGGACCAGGTGACGCCATTGTCCCGCGACCAGCTTTGCGCCAGCGCCCCCTGCCGCGTCCGCGCGACCAGTTCGAGCCCGCCGTCCTTGTGGAACAGGATGCTGGGCTGGATCGCCTCGATATGCATGGGTGAGGCGATGCGCGGGCCGACCGTCCAGTGCCGTCCCTGATCGGTGCTCCGCTCGATCCGCAGCGACCAGATATTGGCCTCCG
This window harbors:
- a CDS encoding exo-alpha-sialidase — its product is MKMLAAWMAPMLVVATPIVSAATRSPILLSEFVDAQAPYPQAHASTLVQLPDGTLAAAWFAGSGESRPDVRIWFARRGPGGWSAPVPVADGVSPHGDTRYPTWNPVLFQPPGGPLHLYYKVGPNPREWWGMVIRSGDGGRTWTAPEPLPGGALGPIKNKPVIAADGGWLSPSSREEGTAEANIWSLRIERSTDQGRHWTVGPRIASPMHIEAIQPSILFHKDGGLELVARTRQGALAQSWSRDNGVTWSQIAAIDLPNPNAGTDAVTLADGRQLIVYNHSAHAPNTPGDGPRWPLNIGLSEDGVHWRNALTLEARPMPDGYAYPAVIQTRDGLVHVTYTWNRQHIRHVVIDPSLLR